The Desulfonatronospira thiodismutans ASO3-1 region AGGCAATAAGTTTAAATTGCTCAAGATTAACACTTCTCAGCTGCAAACTTGCTCCAACAGCCAATAGCCCTAAAGGTAAAGCTGCTTGACCTAGAATGCTGAAAATTTGTAAAGATATATCTGGTAGAACGACCGGATGTTGACTTATAATGAGCCCCGCCACACTAGCAACAATCAAGGGATTTTTTAATATTGCCAGATAAATCGATCTTGTTTTAGAGAACTTGGTATTGGAGCAGATAATAACAGTAGGCACACTTAAAAAGTTTAGTAGCGGAACCAGTCCAAGCATTGCTATGGACGACATCATCAGGCCCTCATCGCCCAACATTGTTGACGCACCCATCATACCTATGTATACATTTTGCCTTAAGCTGCCTTGAAAAGCAGATGAAAAGCCATGGCCATTTGTATTTATATACGGCTTAATTGCAAATAAAAAGAGAGATATAATAAGTACTGACAATAATAATGCTGACATCATCAGCAGTGAGCTATAATGCATGGCCTGTATTTGAGAAATGTTTTCAAATAATAAGGCTGGCAAAAAAATATAATATGTACTTTTTTGTACAACACCCCAAAAATTGTTTTCTTTAAAAAGACAGTTCTTGAGTACATACCCCAGGATGATCACAAAAAATACAGGTAAAATATAATAACTCATTATATCGCGCCCATTGTTAAGATATAGCGTTCTCGATGCAGAATTTGAGCTTTAGTCTAGCAAGAATTGCTTGATTTTATTTTGTACAACTTGCTTGATTATTTTTTTAATTTCACTTTTGTATATTGCCTGTGACACTTTATGACAACTCATATTTATTTCATATTGATAGTCTTTCATTGCTTTGAGGATTTCCGAATGCACATTTATCTTTCTAACGCCAGACACCTGAAACTTTTTTAGCAATATTTGATCAATGTTACTTGCGCCATGCAATACTAATGGCACGCCACTTTCCTTTACAAGCTGCTTAAAAGTTAAAAGAGACTGCTTTTGCTTTTGCATAGTCATTGACTTATCAGCAGAAAAGGCAAGATAGTCAACCATAGTTTTTCTTAAAAATTGATTGATTTTTTCCAAGTCTTCATTAGTTATACATAACATACCATATTCACCCTCTATCTCTGATCCGTATGCATGGGCCATAATACGAGCTTCGCATGTCTGCCTGATGTTTTCATCAAAATCTAAATTCGAACCATCAAACATGACTGATGAAAAGCCCAGATCAAGGCCCACTTTGATTCCTTCAAGGCTTTCGGCATGATTCAGATGTACACTTATTGGCACTGAAGAAGCCCGTGCCATATGGAATGCTTCTCTGGCCATTTCATCAAGCTGTGTATCTTTGATTACATTCTGGTCCATGGAGACTATTGCCGGCCGGCACTCAAGCTCTGCTGCCGATATGACAGCTTCTATACACTCCGAACTGTATACACTGAAACATCCTACAGCTCCAGGGGGAGGCATCAGTTCCATACATTTACTGGTCTTTACAAGAGGCATTGTTGATCAGTTATTCGAATGGACATGATATGGTGTCCAGGTTTTTCAAAATATAACGGGGCAACCATAGGCTGCCCCGTTATAACTGTAATGCTTTTAGGTAATCTATCAGCCCTTGACGACATCAGGCTGCCATAGTTTTTATTTATACATATTTCTTACTCATTTCAGGTCAAACTGAAAGCGGGTAATGATTCAGAAAATGCATCGCGCAGCAATGGATAGAGGTTTAAGCACTTTCATAAAGCTTAGTGATAATGAACTCCCTGTGTCCAAGAACTTCGGCGGCAGTGAGCCTTCCGTTTGCTGTACGTTCCATCATGTTTAAAAGAGAGTCCCCAGCCTGCTCAAGATCCATTTCTCTGCGGACCAGGCCGGATACATCGACATCGAAGTGCTCACTCATGGTGCGCAGGGTGCGGGGATTGGCACACAACTTGATAACTGGCAGTATGGGGTTGCCGATAATATTCCCCTGACCTGTGGGAAAGAAATGCACCACAAACCCTGCTGCAGCGCACAAGGTGACCATCTCGGCTGCTGCTGAAGAGGAATCCATAAACCAGAGCCCCGGTCCGGTCGGAGTTTCAGCCTTGTCCAGGCAGCCTACTACAGGAGCTTTACGCCCGATTTTTTGAATATTGCCCAGGGCTTTTTCCTCAATGGTGGTCAAGCCCCCTTCAATGTTGCCCTTGGTGGGTTGAGAATCAGACAGGTCACTGGTCTTTTTTTCATCCACAAGCTTGGCGTAACGATCAAAGAAGAACTGGAACTGGTTACGTACTTCGTCATTGATGCAACGTTCCCTGATTAGATGTTCACCACCCGTTACCTCTGTCGTCTCTCCAAACAAAAGTGTAGAGTTGTGTTCATACAATTTGTCATAAGCATTGCCCACAGTGGGATTGGTAGCGATGCCTGAAGTAGTATCCGACTCACCGCACTTAGTTGATACCCAGATCTCACTGATATCACATTCGGTACGTTGTAGCTCGCTTGCCCATTGGACGTATTCCATGGCCTTGCGTGAAGCAGCACATATCGTGTTGAAATCGCCATTCTGCTCTATTGCAAAACCTGTTACAGGCTTTCCGGTCTTGGCTATGCCTTCCACAATCTTATTTGTCCATTGTGGTTCAATTCCGATCACCACCACTGCAGCTACGTTGGGGTTGGAGCCAATACCAATAAGTGTCCTGAAATACAGATCCAGATCTTCACCGAATTGCAGTCGGCCATAAGCATGGGGAAGTGCCAGGGCACCCTTGACGTTGTTTCCCACCGCCTCACTGGCTGCATTGGAAAGGTCGTCAAGAGGCAGAATGACAACATGGTTTCTTACACCCACACGGCCATTTTCTCGTCTGAAGCCCAGAAATTTATTCTTCATTTTTACCACCTTTTAGTTTTTACGTTATGCACATGCAGGTGTTCACCTTTCTTTATGGGAGCAACAACCTTGCCGATATCAGTGCTGTACTTATACACGGTGTCTCCTGCGTTAAAGTCCTGCAGGGCCAGCTTGTGACCGATGGGGATATCGCTGACTATTTTGGTTTTTATGGTCTGATCTTCCTTCATGATCCAGCCCGTGATTTCCTGTCCTGCCTTAAGTCCTTCCACCACAACAACACCGACTCCGTCCCCTTTTTCGTGGACCAGAAAATCGATAGACATGCTCGCCTCCTAAGTTAATGGTTAAACTAACAAATCAAGTCAGCTTCCTGATGGGCGTTTATAACTCCTTAAATAAACAAGCCCTGAAACTGACACTGAATAAACACGAAATTTTCTAAAGATAGAATATGTTCAAGTGCCACCCCGAGACACAATCTCTCACAATGAGTTCAGCTCAACAGTGGAAAAGCGCATCCTGGATATGTCAGTCATGAGCAGGCTCCCGCGCAGGGCTGGGCTTGCTCCGGTCATAATCCTGACGAGCTCACCGGCCTGCATGGATGCGGCAAATGAAGCCACAGGGGCCAACACTCCCTGCTCAACCTCCGCGGAACTGGTTGACTTGCCCATGAACTCTCCAATCCCTGATTCACCAGGCCATGTGGTACATACCAAAGCATGCCACCCGGCGATTCCAGCTGAGACCATTGGCAGGCCGGCACTTCTGGACATTTCCAGCAGTTCCTGGCGGTAATCCGCACCCCCCAGGCAGTCTGCTACGGCCTGAACAGAATCCAGCAGATCAACCCTGACGAAATCCTCAACAGCCACGACTTCCACCAACGGGTTGATGGCAAGGGCTCTTTGCTTGGCCGCCAGTGCCTTGGGTTCGCCCAGGGTTTCGGATGTGGCCAGAATCTGCCGGTTGCAGTTGCTCTCATCAAATACATCCGGATCGCAGGCTACAATTTTACCCACTCCCATGCGCACCAGGTATTCACAGAGGTTGCCACCCAGTCCACCGCATCCGACTAAAAGTACTGCCGATCTGGCCAAGCTGATCTGGTCCGTTAAACTCAGGGCATGGTTGTTCCGCTGATAGCGCAGCGGGATTTCCCCCGCCTCCATGGCCAGCAGGACCTCTTCCTGGACCGGGTTTCCAGATTTGTCAGCACGGTTGAGTATTTCCTGGTCTGAAATATATGTTCTTATTGTCTGCTGAGTCATATCTCTTGCAATTGTTTTCGTTTATAAAAGTAAGATGTATTGGCATTGGGCAAAACAGCCACTTTCGGCTTGAATCCGGGAGGTTGCTCTTGAAACCACCTATCAAGGGTTTCCTGGGCGTTTCCTTTGGTCAGGTGACAGTCGGCCAGGGTCTGTGCATCCAGTTCGGAATCAATTACAACTGTAAACCGGGTCAAAGTCCGGCTGTAAAGATAGGCCTTGTGCGCTCCCATTCTGAACCCGAACTCTTCAAAATCTTTAATCTGAGAAGAGGGACAGGTAAAACGACGGACATAGTCATAATAACACTGATCACCGATGCCTTGTGTACACGCGGCTAGAAGGAGTATTCTGCCTCCCTGGACCGTACATTGAGAAGCGGTGTTCAGGCCTTTTTGAGCCTGGTATATGCATATATCTTTTGGGTGGCCGCCACAGGAGGCGATTACTATGTCAAAGGGCTCCGTCAGCGGAAGTCCGTATAGCTGCTCTGTAATTTTTGCACCGGACATAAGGACTGCTTCCGGTTCTCCCGCCAGAACCGCCACTGCTTTCTGGGCCGAGTTGAGGCAGACATTGACAGCCAAGTCAATACCGATCATCCTACCGGCTTCATTGAGATCCTGGCGGGGAAAATTATCATGAATATTTCCCGCCACTGCCCCGGGCGTGGACATCAAACTGTGGTTTTTCTCAATCATTTTTCTGGATGCGCAGCCGATGGTCACCCCTTTGGACCCACCGGTCATGCCCTGGTACTGATGGGGATCGATCATACCTACTACAATCTTCAGATCCGCCTCCCCAAATACAGCATTTATCTCCACCGGCGTTCCCCTGGATGTAAAGCCATAGCTTTTCAGCGGTGATGACAGAGCATCATGGGATACAGCCCTGCAACCCCTTAAATCCTCAGGAAGAATGCGGGCCATTTGATCACTGTCAGGAGCCGGGTGCAGCCCCCCCCCGACAACAATTGACACCGATTCCGGATCAATACCGGGCCAGGTCTTGAAAATCCGGTCCAGAAGCACTGGCAGCAGCTCTTTCAAAGGTACCGGGCGGGTTTCGTCGGGAACGGCAATGGCTATCCGGCCCGGCCTTGGCCTGCTTTCCAGGGACTGAGCCTGCAGGGGGGCGTCCAGTGCATCCTGCAGGGAGCTCGCCAGATCAGAAAGATGGGGTAGATCACGGGGAGTCAACACCTGGACATCGGCATGTTCAGGCAGTCTGAGCATCTTGACCCCTTTGCCGTATTTGAGCTTTATTTCCATTTTTTCAACCGCCGCAAATATATGGACATAGAGATACTGCATCCCTGTCCGCAAGTCTGGTTTTCAAATTGGCCATTCTACCATTAACAAAAGCGAGCATAACCTGATCTTCACCAAGCCCCAGGTGTTTCAGCAGATCCACCAGGGTCGAATCCCGGGGCATGGGAAAGTGTTCAGCGTTATCAGGGGCGTATTTTTCCAGAATTGATTCCAGGCTCAGCTTCAGTATAATGGGTTTTTCCTGGAAACAGGCTCCGGATACTGCCTGCGTTGTATTTGTCTGTATCATACAAGCCAGTCCAGACCGAGGTTATACAGGGCTCCTCTAGTAGGAATGCCTCTTTCATCCCAGTTCATCATTGCGTAATAAAGCTCCAGAGCTTTCTGGAATTCTTCCCCGTCAATGGCCTCACCCTTGAGTACACCGTCGGGCAGGGGTTCGAACATCCGCCGGAAGAGCTTATCGTCCTTGCTGTCCATTCCCTGGCGGACATTGAACATCCTGGCCAGGACTATGGAGCGCTCGGCCACAAGCATCAGTTCATGCACACTGGTTTGCCAGCCGGTTATGGCTTCCACGGCTTCACATAATTTGTCATAGGTCATGGAAAACAAGGGAGCCACAACAAAGTTGCACAGCCCCAGGGTATTGTTCATGGCCCAGGTCTTTTCCCCGGCAATAAAGTAGCGCACCTTTTCCGGACCGGTGTCCAGGGCCTGAGGCGCAACGAAGATGCCCAGCGGATTAACCAGCTTCACCCCTTCGCCCTGAAAGGGAACCTCGTGAGGGGCCTCGATATGATCAGCACCTGTCGGCGACAGGGCAAAGCCCAGACTGACGCCTGTTTTTCCCCCTTGGATCATGAAAGACCGGCTCCTGTCCCTTGACATGAAAAGCATACTCTTCAGCACCTCTGCCAATGGTTGCAGCAGCCCTTTTTACGCCATGGGACAAAATGTAGCCGATGCCTTCCCGGGCACAGATCTTTTCAATGAGATCCAGCATGCCTTGTGTGTCATCGAACTTAAGCTGTGTACCTCCCAGATCACAGGCGGACAAAATGCCCTTTTCCGCCAGTTCCATGGCGAAAGACACCACAGCCCCGGTACCCACTGTATCCAGGCCCAGTGCATTGCAGCGCTCATGTCCCTTGCAGACCGCATTCAGGTCTCCCACCCCGCACATGGAGCCCAGTGCGGCCAGGGTTTCATATTCCGGTCCCCCATACCGTTTTTCTTCTGTGTTGTTCACCCTGCGTTTGCAGGCAACAGCGCATTTATAACAGGTATGAGTGCCTTTGCTGACTTTCTCATATCCTTCCCAACCCAGGCTGGAAGCATCCTCAAACTGGCAGTCCCTCCAGTTACGGGTGGGCAGAATGCCCGAATTCTGCTGGGCCATTAGATGCTGCACCGTTCCGAACTTGCGCATGTTAATGCTTGGCATGTGCTCTGCAATCCTTTTGCGATGCCATTTGCTGATCTCGTCCAGCTTATCCGGGTCGGCCAAAGACATGTTTGCCGAGTCTCCACGCACGGCCACGGCTTTTAGATTTTTAGAGCCCATGACCGCTCCCATGCCGCATCTTCCGTTGGCATGAGCCAGTTCATTGATTATACAGGCCAGCCGGACCATGTTCTCACCGGCCGGACCGATAGAGGCAATGCGGATTTTCTTTTCCCCCAGCTCATTCTTTATTATGTCCAGTGTGGGGGCGTTTTCCTTGCCCCAGACATGAGCGGCGTCGCGCAATTCAACCTGGCCATTATTGATCCACAGGTATACAGGCTTGGGAGACTTTCCCTTCAATACTACCGCATCAAAGCCTGCATGCTTGAGTGCCGGCCCGAAATAACCAGCCGACTCGGACTCTCCAAAACCGCCGGTCAAAGGATTCATGGCTGCTGCTGTATAGCGGTTGAAGCCGGATATTCCGCTGCCGCAAAGAACGGATGCCGCAAATACCAGAACGTTATCCGGCCCCAGGGGATCAGCCTTGGGTGGAATGTCCTTGAGCATATACCAGGAGGCAAGGGACCCGCCGCCCCAGTAGGTGCGGTACCAGGCCTCATCATGCTCATCCACGGACCAGGTCTGGCTGGTCAGGTCCACGACCAGTATCTTTCCATTGTAACCAAAAGGCATTTGAAGACTCCTAGTTTAACTGTTTTTACTGCCCTGTCCCGTAAACTGCTACCTTCCGTAGCCAAGAATGAGTTCAGGCAATATTGTTGAAATCTTTGGAAAAAAGACTATCAAAAGAGTACATATCAACATGGCTATTATGTACGGAAGAACCCCGATGGAAATCCTCTCCACTGAAACCTTGGAAATACGTGAGGCTACAAATAGATTGACCCCCAATGGCGGAGTGGACAGAGCTATCTGATTGGTGAGCACAAGGATGATGCCGAAGTGCACCGGATCGATACCAATAATATGGATCATGGGCATAAATACTGGCACCAGAATAATGATGGTGGAGAGCGTCTCCATGAACATGCCCAGAATGAGCAGTACACCGACAATCATCAGCAGAATTATGTAGGGGTTTTCCGACACGCTGAGGGCCATTTCCGCCAAAAGTTGCGGAGCTTCCTCGAAGGTCAGTATTCTTCCGAACAGGGTAGAGGTGCCCACTATCAAAAGAACCGCTCCACAGATCAGCGAACCTTCCAGTAAAGACTTGTACACAGCAGACAGGGTCAGGGCACGGTTTATCAAAAAACCGACAAACAATGCCCAGGCGATGGCCAGCACAGACGCCTCCACCGGCGTAGCCAGACCTGTATATATTGACCCGAGAATTATAATTGGAGTTATCAGGGAGAAAAAACCCTTCACACAGCTGAGCAGAAAATGTCTGAGATTAAAAGGCGGGAGTTCTTCGCTGCGGCCGAACCCTTTTTGTCTGGCGATCAGCCACGCGGTCATGCACATTGAAAATCCCACGATAAACCCTGGAAGAAAACCGGCCGTAAACATAGCAGTTACAGATACGTTGCCCAGAATGGCA contains the following coding sequences:
- a CDS encoding AEC family transporter → MSYYILPVFFVIILGYVLKNCLFKENNFWGVVQKSTYYIFLPALLFENISQIQAMHYSSLLMMSALLLSVLIISLFLFAIKPYINTNGHGFSSAFQGSLRQNVYIGMMGASTMLGDEGLMMSSIAMLGLVPLLNFLSVPTVIICSNTKFSKTRSIYLAILKNPLIVASVAGLIISQHPVVLPDISLQIFSILGQAALPLGLLAVGASLQLRSVNLEQFKLIALSSTVKLLVYPFLTAMICYVLGVSGSELVVAILFASLPTAAGSFILAKELGGDHLAMSSIITFQTIFSFITIPFMLAILT
- the larA gene encoding nickel-dependent lactate racemase, with the translated sequence MEIKLKYGKGVKMLRLPEHADVQVLTPRDLPHLSDLASSLQDALDAPLQAQSLESRPRPGRIAIAVPDETRPVPLKELLPVLLDRIFKTWPGIDPESVSIVVGGGLHPAPDSDQMARILPEDLRGCRAVSHDALSSPLKSYGFTSRGTPVEINAVFGEADLKIVVGMIDPHQYQGMTGGSKGVTIGCASRKMIEKNHSLMSTPGAVAGNIHDNFPRQDLNEAGRMIGIDLAVNVCLNSAQKAVAVLAGEPEAVLMSGAKITEQLYGLPLTEPFDIVIASCGGHPKDICIYQAQKGLNTASQCTVQGGRILLLAACTQGIGDQCYYDYVRRFTCPSSQIKDFEEFGFRMGAHKAYLYSRTLTRFTVVIDSELDAQTLADCHLTKGNAQETLDRWFQEQPPGFKPKVAVLPNANTSYFYKRKQLQEI
- a CDS encoding UxaA family hydrolase produces the protein MSIDFLVHEKGDGVGVVVVEGLKAGQEITGWIMKEDQTIKTKIVSDIPIGHKLALQDFNAGDTVYKYSTDIGKVVAPIKKGEHLHVHNVKTKRW
- a CDS encoding UxaA family hydrolase — protein: MKNKFLGFRRENGRVGVRNHVVILPLDDLSNAASEAVGNNVKGALALPHAYGRLQFGEDLDLYFRTLIGIGSNPNVAAVVVIGIEPQWTNKIVEGIAKTGKPVTGFAIEQNGDFNTICAASRKAMEYVQWASELQRTECDISEIWVSTKCGESDTTSGIATNPTVGNAYDKLYEHNSTLLFGETTEVTGGEHLIRERCINDEVRNQFQFFFDRYAKLVDEKKTSDLSDSQPTKGNIEGGLTTIEEKALGNIQKIGRKAPVVGCLDKAETPTGPGLWFMDSSSAAAEMVTLCAAAGFVVHFFPTGQGNIIGNPILPVIKLCANPRTLRTMSEHFDVDVSGLVRREMDLEQAGDSLLNMMERTANGRLTAAEVLGHREFIITKLYESA
- a CDS encoding aldehyde ferredoxin oxidoreductase family protein, with product MPFGYNGKILVVDLTSQTWSVDEHDEAWYRTYWGGGSLASWYMLKDIPPKADPLGPDNVLVFAASVLCGSGISGFNRYTAAAMNPLTGGFGESESAGYFGPALKHAGFDAVVLKGKSPKPVYLWINNGQVELRDAAHVWGKENAPTLDIIKNELGEKKIRIASIGPAGENMVRLACIINELAHANGRCGMGAVMGSKNLKAVAVRGDSANMSLADPDKLDEISKWHRKRIAEHMPSINMRKFGTVQHLMAQQNSGILPTRNWRDCQFEDASSLGWEGYEKVSKGTHTCYKCAVACKRRVNNTEEKRYGGPEYETLAALGSMCGVGDLNAVCKGHERCNALGLDTVGTGAVVSFAMELAEKGILSACDLGGTQLKFDDTQGMLDLIEKICAREGIGYILSHGVKRAAATIGRGAEEYAFHVKGQEPVFHDPRGKNRRQSGLCPVADRC
- a CDS encoding aldehyde ferredoxin oxidoreductase C-terminal domain-containing protein translates to MIQGGKTGVSLGFALSPTGADHIEAPHEVPFQGEGVKLVNPLGIFVAPQALDTGPEKVRYFIAGEKTWAMNNTLGLCNFVVAPLFSMTYDKLCEAVEAITGWQTSVHELMLVAERSIVLARMFNVRQGMDSKDDKLFRRMFEPLPDGVLKGEAIDGEEFQKALELYYAMMNWDERGIPTRGALYNLGLDWLV
- a CDS encoding class II fructose-bisphosphate aldolase, which codes for MPLVKTSKCMELMPPPGAVGCFSVYSSECIEAVISAAELECRPAIVSMDQNVIKDTQLDEMAREAFHMARASSVPISVHLNHAESLEGIKVGLDLGFSSVMFDGSNLDFDENIRQTCEARIMAHAYGSEIEGEYGMLCITNEDLEKINQFLRKTMVDYLAFSADKSMTMQKQKQSLLTFKQLVKESGVPLVLHGASNIDQILLKKFQVSGVRKINVHSEILKAMKDYQYEINMSCHKVSQAIYKSEIKKIIKQVVQNKIKQFLLD
- a CDS encoding TRAP transporter large permease, with translation MEVSIFTLEISILTMVLLSLGAMFLLGMPVFMSLAVASALALSYGGYLPMSVIHNTMFDGLNIFPLLAIPCFVIAGTLMEYGNITKQIVDVVKQLVGRMYGGLGLTTIVACTFFAAISGSGPGTVAAVGTILVPAMIRTGYSKDYAASVASSGGTIGLLIPPSNPMIIYAILGNVSVTAMFTAGFLPGFIVGFSMCMTAWLIARQKGFGRSEELPPFNLRHFLLSCVKGFFSLITPIIILGSIYTGLATPVEASVLAIAWALFVGFLINRALTLSAVYKSLLEGSLICGAVLLIVGTSTLFGRILTFEEAPQLLAEMALSVSENPYIILLMIVGVLLILGMFMETLSTIIILVPVFMPMIHIIGIDPVHFGIILVLTNQIALSTPPLGVNLFVASRISKVSVERISIGVLPYIIAMLICTLLIVFFPKISTILPELILGYGR
- a CDS encoding MoaD/ThiS family protein yields the protein MIQTNTTQAVSGACFQEKPIILKLSLESILEKYAPDNAEHFPMPRDSTLVDLLKHLGLGEDQVMLAFVNGRMANLKTRLADRDAVSLCPYICGG
- a CDS encoding HesA/MoeB/ThiF family protein — translated: MTQQTIRTYISDQEILNRADKSGNPVQEEVLLAMEAGEIPLRYQRNNHALSLTDQISLARSAVLLVGCGGLGGNLCEYLVRMGVGKIVACDPDVFDESNCNRQILATSETLGEPKALAAKQRALAINPLVEVVAVEDFVRVDLLDSVQAVADCLGGADYRQELLEMSRSAGLPMVSAGIAGWHALVCTTWPGESGIGEFMGKSTSSAEVEQGVLAPVASFAASMQAGELVRIMTGASPALRGSLLMTDISRMRFSTVELNSL